One Ochotona princeps isolate mOchPri1 chromosome 12, mOchPri1.hap1, whole genome shotgun sequence genomic window, TGGCGCGGGGGCCTTCACGGCGCGGCTGGCCACGCCGGCTTCTTCCTCCCAGACAGATGCGGCTCGCCCAccgccacccccagcccccaaccGGACATGTGCAAGAAACACAGACGCTGCACCACGGGCTCCGGTCGTATTTCACATCACCGCCCCGCCCGCTACCGCAACCTGCAGTTCCTTCTAAAACACGGTTACAAAACACACAGCGCTGTCCACACGCAAACTTCCAGGACTTAATTTATTGTTTAGAAAGTATAttgacaacaaaaaaataaaacccagccTGACAGGTAGGTAGACCAGCGCCGCAGATCATCCCCATGCAGACACACCCCTGGCCAGGATCGGTCCCGCGCCGGGTCCTCGGCGTCCTGGCCGGGGCCCCCGCCCTCCCCAGCAGCCGCAGCCGCGCGCGTCGCCTGCCCAGCAAGTCACAAAGCCGCGCGGGGACACGGCCCCGCGGCCCCCAAACGGCGGCCTCCGCCGGCCGTGCGCACAGGTGCGGCCACGCCCACCGCCCGGGTGGGTGCGGGTGCAGGTGCGGGGGTGCCGGGGGCACCGCGGGCGCTGCGGGTGCCGCGGGCGCCGGGGCCCGGGGCCGAGGAGGAGCCGCCCGGGCCCGCGCGTCCCCGCCTTTCTCCTCTCACATCCCCGAAGGCCCGATTTCCCCTCCCGGGGAAGGGCGCCCCGGTCAGAGCCCGGGCCCgcgggggaaggaggggagccccGGGCGGGGGTTCCTGGGCTCCCCGCCCGGCGCCCCGGGCCGCCGAGAGCCTGGCGCTGCCCCGATCCCGGGCTCGTAAACAAGCGCAGCCCGCGCCGGGAGCACGCACGCTCGCGGCCGCCGTGCGCTCCCCCGCCCGCCCGCGAGCCCGGGCCGGGGTCCCCCCTGAAGCGCGCAGCGGGCCCCGCGCCCCCGCCCGGCGGAAGCGCCAGCCCCGCGGAGGGAGTCGGCGGCGGCCGGGCGGGGCCCCAGCGCCGCGGCTCCGCGCCCCCTCGCCCGCCCCGGGCGGCAGCTGCTCCGGCAGCCTCCAGCCGCCGCTGATTAATGGGGTTCGGGTCGCCCCCGCCCCGCTCGGCCCGGCGCCTcggcgggcgggggaggggagacgGCGGGAAACGCGGCCCCGGGAGAAAGGGGGGCGGGGCGGCGCGCGCGGCCCGTTCTGCGCGCGGCGGCCGGTGCCCGTTGGTCGGGCCCGCCGTCCGTCGCGGGGCGCGGCGCCAATGGcgcgcggcggggcggggcgggccggGCCGTGTGTGCCTGCGTAACGCCGAGTCACATGTTGTTTTGCTCTTCTTAGTTCAGTCACTCGGTGCGCGATGTGTTACTCACTGTGCGGCGGGGACCGCGACGAGCCCGGGTCGCCgctggcagcagcagctcctccagcTCCGGCGGCGGCGCGGACCCCGAGCGCCCGGGCGCACCCCGGCTGCCCGCAGCGCGGCCCCTCCGCGGTGGCGGCGGCCCCGGTGAGGCCGCGCGCGCCCTAGGCTCGGCCCCGCGCGGCTCTGGGGGACCCCCGGCCCTCGGCCGAGCGCGTCCTGCCCGCAGGCGCCGCCCGAGGAGAGAGCGAGCGCGCCGGGaggccgccgccgcccgcgccggGCATCCTCGAGCGGGCCCGGGCCTCCCGGAACCGCCCCGCCGCCTGGGCCCGAGGAACGGCGTGCTGGGCCGGCCGGCCGGGCgccgagcgagcgagcgagcggggGGCTGGGAGCCGCCCCCGCCCGCGCCCCTCCTGCCGGCGCGCCGCAGCAGCTCCAGAGGCTTGGCCCGAAGCGCGGGGCGATGGCGAGCCCGCCGCCGCAGGGGCCCCCGGAGCCGGCGGGCGGCCCcaacctcaacaacaacaacaacaacgacaaccACAGCGTGCGCAAGTGCGGCTACCTGCGCAAGCAGAGGCACGGCCACAAGCGCTTCTTCGTGCTGCGCGGGCCCGGCGCGGCCGGCGATGAGGCGGGCGGAGCGGGGGgcccgccgcagccgccgcggCTCGAGTACTACGAGAGCGAGAAGAAGTGGCGGAGCAAGGCGGGCGCCCCGAAGCGGGTGATCGCGCTCGACTGCTGCCTCAACATCAACAAGCGCGCCGATGCCAAGCACAAGTACCTCATCGCCCTCTACACCAAGGACGAGTACTTCGCTGTGGCGGCCGAGAAcgagcaggagcaggagggctGGTACCGCGCGCTCACCGAGCTGGTGAGCGAGGGCCGCGCGGCCGGCGCCGCCGACGGCTCCCCTGCCGGCTCGGCTCCGGCTGGGGCTGCGTCCTGCAGCGCCTCCCTGCCCGGCGCCCGGGGCGGCTCGGCCGGCGCCGCGGCCGACGACAGCTACGGGCTGCTGGCGCCCGCCACGGCCGCCTACCGCGAGGTGTGGCAGGTGAACCTGaagcccaagggcctgggccagagCAAGAACTTGACGGGCGTGTACCGGCTGTGCCTGTCGGCGCGCACCATCGGCTTCGTGAAGCTCAACTGCGAGCAGCCGTCGGTGACGCTGCAGCTCATGAACATCCGCCGTTGCGGCCATTCGGACAGCTACTTCTTCATCGAGGTGGGCCGCTCGGCCGTCACGGGTCCCGGCGAGCTGTGGATGCAGGCCGATGACTCGGTGGTGGCGCAGAGCATCCACGAGACCATCCTGGAGGCCATGAAGGCGCTCAAGGAGCTCTTCGAGTTCCGGCCGCGCAGCAAGAGCCAGTCGTCGGGCTCCTCGGCCACGCACCCCATCAGCGTGCCGGGCGCGcgccgccaccaccacctggTGAACCTGCCCCCGAGCCAGACGGGCCTGGTGCGCCGCTCGCGCACCGACAGCCTGGCCGCCACCCCGCCCGCCGCCAAGGGCAGCGCCTGCCGGGTGCGCACGGCCAGCGAGGGCGACGGCGgcgcgggggcggcggcgggaGCGGCAGGGGCGGCGGGGCCGGGGGCCGGCGCGGCGGGCGGCCGGCCCGTGTCGGTAGCAGGCAGCCCCCTGAGCCCCGGGCCGGTGCGCGCGACCCTGAGCCGCTCGCACACCCTGAGTGCGGGTGGCAGCGGCCGCGCCTGTAAGGTGGCACCGTCGCCGGCAGGCGGCATCCTGCAGCACAGCCGCTCCATGTCCATGCCCGTGGCGCACTCGCCCCCGGCGGCCACGGCCGCTGCTACCAGCCCCGGCAGCCTGTCGTCCAGCAGCGGCCACGGCTCGGGCTCCTACCCACTGCCTTCGGGCCCGCACCCGCTGCCGCACGCCTCCGGCCAGCGGCCCTCCAGCGGCAGCGCCTCCGCCTCGGGCTCGCCCAGCGACCCTGGCTTCATGTCCCTGGACGAGTACGGCTCCAGCCCCGGCGACCTCAGAGCCTTCTGCACGCACCGGAGCAACACGCCCGAGTCCATCGCCGAGACGCCCCCGGCCAGGGACGGTGGCAGCGGGGGTGAGCTATGTGGGTACATGACCATGGAGCGGCCCCTGAGCCACTGTGGCCGCGCCTATCGCCGGGTCTCCGGGGACAGCGCCCAGGACATGGAGCGCGGCTTAAGGAAGCGCACCTACTCGCTGACCACCCCCGCGCGCCAGCGCCCGGCACCCCAGCCCTCGTCGGCCTCGCTGGACGAGTACACTCTGATGCGGGCCACGTGCTCGGGCAGTTCGGGCCGCCTGTGCCCGTCCTGCCCCGCGTCGGCCTCGCCCCGTGTGGCCTACAACCCCTACCCAGAGGACTATGGGGACATCGAGATTGGCTCGCACCGCAGCTCCAGCAGCAACCTTGGCGCGGACGACGGCTATGTGCCCATGACGCCCGGCGCCGCCCTGCTGGGACCTGGCCGCGGCGGGGGAGGTGATGACTACATGCCCATGAGCCCCACCAGCGTGTCTGCGCCCAAACAGATCCTGCAGCCGCGCACTCCCGCCCCTGCCGCCCTCCCCCCGGCCACGGGGACGGTGGTGCCTGTGCCCGGTCCCCCAGCCATGCCCAACGTCAGGGCCTGCTCTGGGACCTCCACTGGCGGCTACAAGGCCACCTCTCCAGCCGAGAGTTCCTCGGATGACAGCGGGTACATGCGCATGTGGTGCGGCTCCAAGCTATCCACGGAACCCACGGACGGACGACCGCTGCCCAACGGGGACTACCTCAACATGTCCCCAGGTGGCGAGGCGGGCACTGCCGGCACCCCGCCTGACTTTTTTTCCTCCGTTGCCTCCCCCGGCGGCGGCACGGGAGGCAGCGATGCCCTCAAGGGTGGACTTGGCTTCTGCTATAGCTCCGTGCCCCGGACGTGCCATCGGGCTCCTTACACCAGTGCTGGCGGAGACAATAATGACCAGTATGTGCTCATGAGCTCCCCGGTGGGCCGCATCCCGGAGGAGAGGAGACTGGAGCCGCAGGCGGACAGCCATGGCCGGCCTCACCCCGCAGTAGTGCCTTCGCCGCTGCGCCCCTGCGGCAGCCGCCCTGAGGGCTACCTGAGCCAGCGCTGCCGGGCAGTGCGGCCCACACGCCTGTCCCTGGAGGGGCTGCGGACCCTGCCCAGCATGCACGAGTACCCCCCGCCTCCGCCCGAGCCCAAGAGCCCCGGCGAGTACATCAACATCGACTTTGGGGAGGCGGGCACGCACCTGTCGCCTCCTGCGCCCCCGCTGCTGGCGGCGGCTGCCTCATCCTGCTCGCTGTTGTCGGCTGGTAGCCCGGCCTCATCGCTGGGCTCGGGCACACCGGGCACCAGCAGTGACAGCCGCCAGCGCTCGCCGCTCTCGGACTACATGAACCTCGACTTTTGCTCCCCTAGGTCACCCAGGCCGGGCACGCAGGGCAGCGGCGACACCGTGGGCTCCTTGGATGGCTTGATGTCGCCAGAGGCCAATGGCACGTACCCACCACTGCCCCCGCGCCCCTCCACCTCGCCTTCCCGCTCCTCACAGCAGCCCCCGCCTGTGCCCTCACCCGCAGCCCTACCGCCACCCTCACTCGGGGAACTGCACTGCCTACCCCCTGCGCAGCCTGCAGCCCGGGCCCCAGGTCCCAGCACCGCTGCTGTCGCGGACGCTGCTGACGGCGGGGATTACACCGAGATGGCCTTCGGCATGGCCGCCACCTCCCCCCAGCCCATCGCGGCGCCCCTGAAGCCGGAAGGGCAGCGAGTGGCCAGCCCCACGGCAGGGCTCAAGAGGCTGAGTCTCATGGAGCAGGTGTCCGGGGTCGAGGCCTTCCTGCAGGCCGGCCAGCCCCCGGACCCACACCACGGCGCCAAGGTCATCCGCGCAGACCCTCAGGGAGGCCGGCGTCGCCACAGCTCGGAGACCTTCTCGTCCACCACCACTGTTACCCCCGTGTCCCCGTCCTTCGCACACAACCCGAAGCGCCATAACTCGGCCTc contains:
- the IRS2 gene encoding insulin receptor substrate 2 isoform X2, with protein sequence MASPPPQGPPEPAGGPNLNNNNNNDNHSVRKCGYLRKQRHGHKRFFVLRGPGAAGDEAGGAGGPPQPPRLEYYESEKKWRSKAGAPKRVIALDCCLNINKRADAKHKYLIALYTKDEYFAVAAENEQEQEGWYRALTELVSEGRAAGAADGSPAGSAPAGAASCSASLPGARGGSAGAAADDSYGLLAPATAAYREVWQVNLKPKGLGQSKNLTGVYRLCLSARTIGFVKLNCEQPSVTLQLMNIRRCGHSDSYFFIEVGRSAVTGPGELWMQADDSVVAQSIHETILEAMKALKELFEFRPRSKSQSSGSSATHPISVPGARRHHHLVNLPPSQTGLVRRSRTDSLAATPPAAKGSACRVRTASEGDGGAGAAAGAAGAAGPGAGAAGGRPVSVAGSPLSPGPVRATLSRSHTLSAGGSGRACKVAPSPAGGILQHSRSMSMPVAHSPPAATAAATSPGSLSSSSGHGSGSYPLPSGPHPLPHASGQRPSSGSASASGSPSDPGFMSLDEYGSSPGDLRAFCTHRSNTPESIAETPPARDGGSGGELCGYMTMERPLSHCGRAYRRVSGDSAQDMERGLRKRTYSLTTPARQRPAPQPSSASLDEYTLMRATCSGSSGRLCPSCPASASPRVAYNPYPEDYGDIEIGSHRSSSSNLGADDGYVPMTPGAALLGPGRGGGGDDYMPMSPTSVSAPKQILQPRTPAPAALPPATGTVVPVPGPPAMPNVRACSGTSTGGYKATSPAESSSDDSGYMRMWCGSKLSTEPTDGRPLPNGDYLNMSPGGEAGTAGTPPDFFSSVASPGGGTGGSDALKGGLGFCYSSVPRTCHRAPYTSAGGDNNDQYVLMSSPVGRIPEERRLEPQADSHGRPHPAVVPSPLRPCGSRPEGYLSQRCRAVRPTRLSLEGLRTLPSMHEYPPPPPEPKSPGEYINIDFGEAGTHLSPPAPPLLAAAASSCSLLSAGSPASSLGSGTPGTSSDSRQRSPLSDYMNLDFCSPRSPRPGTQGSGDTVGSLDGLMSPEANGTYPPLPPRPSTSPSRSSQQPPPVPSPAALPPPSLGELHCLPPAQPAARAPGPSTAAVADAADGGDYTEMAFGMAATSPQPIAAPLKPEGQRVASPTAGLKRLSLMEQVSGVEAFLQAGQPPDPHHGAKVIRADPQGGRRRHSSETFSSTTTVTPVSPSFAHNPKRHNSASVENVSLRKSSEGGGPTGVAGEEPPTSPRQAQPALAVPPLAAQARVWTPGLPGVTGAPMRRETSAGFQNGLNYIAIDVRDESGLSAQHQHMPSGADRSSWSRTRSLGGLIGAVGGSGTGPLPSANAYASIDFLSHRLKEATVVKGVCQEQPRSLGVARAGAHRAALPSSEGCTARRQSASA
- the IRS2 gene encoding insulin receptor substrate 2 isoform X3, yielding MASPPPQGPPEPAGGPNLNNNNNNDNHSVRKCGYLRKQRHGHKRFFVLRGPGAAGDEAGGAGGPPQPPRLEYYESEKKWRSKAGAPKRVIALDCCLNINKRADAKHKYLIALYTKDEYFAVAAENEQEQEGWYRALTELVSEGRAAGAADGSPAGSAPAGAASCSASLPGARGGSAGAAADDSYGLLAPATAAYREVWQVNLKPKGLGQSKNLTGVYRLCLSARTIGFVKLNCEQPSVTLQLMNIRRCGHSDSYFFIEVGRSAVTGPGELWMQADDSVVAQSIHETILEAMKALKELFEFRPRSKSQSSGSSATHPISVPGARRHHHLVNLPPSQTGLVRRSRTDSLAATPPAAKGSACRVRTASEGDGGAGAAAGAAGAAGPGAGAAGGRPVSVAGSPLSPGPVRATLSRSHTLSAGGSGRACKVAPSPAGGILQHSRSMSMPVAHSPPAATAAATSPGSLSSSSGHGSGSYPLPSGPHPLPHASGQRPSSGSASASGSPSDPGFMSLDEYGSSPGDLRAFCTHRSNTPESIAETPPARDGGSGGELCGYMTMERPLSHCGRAYRRVSGDSAQDMERGLRKRTYSLTTPARQRPAPQPSSASLDEYTLMRATCSGSSGRLCPSCPASASPRVAYNPYPEDYGDIEIGSHRSSSSNLGADDGYVPMTPGAALLGPGRGGGGDDYMPMSPTSVSAPKQILQPRTPAPAALPPATGTVVPVPGPPAMPNVRACSGTSTGGYKATSPAESSSDDSGYMRMWCGSKLSTEPTDGRPLPNGDYLNMSPGGEAGTAGTPPDFFSSVASPGGGTGGSDALKGGLGFCYSSVPRTCHRAPYTSAGGDNNDQYVLMSSPVGRIPEERRLEPQADSHGRPHPAVVPSPLRPCGSRPEGYLSQRCRAVRPTRLSLEGLRTLPSMHEYPPPPPEPKSPGEYINIDFGEAGTHLSPPAPPLLAAAASSCSLLSAGSPASSLGSGTPGTSSDSRQRSPLSDYMNLDFCSPRSPRPGTQGSGDTVGSLDGLMSPEANGTYPPLPPRPSTSPSRSSQQPPPVPSPAALPPPSLGELHCLPPAQPAARAPGPSTAAVADAADGGDYTEMAFGMAATSPQPIAAPLKPEGQRVASPTAGLKRLSLMEQVSGVEAFLQAGQPPDPHHGAKVIRADPQGGRRRHSSETFSSTTTVTPVSPSFAHNPKRHNSASVENVSLRKSSEGGGPTGVAGEEPPTSPRQAQPALAVPPLAAQARVWTPGLPGVTGAPMRRETSAGFQNGLNYIAIDVRDESGLSAQHQHMPSGADRSSWSRTRSLGGLIGAVGGSGTGPLPSANAYASIDFLSHRLKEATVVKE
- the IRS2 gene encoding insulin receptor substrate 2 isoform X1 — its product is MASPPPQGPPEPAGGPNLNNNNNNDNHSVRKCGYLRKQRHGHKRFFVLRGPGAAGDEAGGAGGPPQPPRLEYYESEKKWRSKAGAPKRVIALDCCLNINKRADAKHKYLIALYTKDEYFAVAAENEQEQEGWYRALTELVSEGRAAGAADGSPAGSAPAGAASCSASLPGARGGSAGAAADDSYGLLAPATAAYREVWQVNLKPKGLGQSKNLTGVYRLCLSARTIGFVKLNCEQPSVTLQLMNIRRCGHSDSYFFIEVGRSAVTGPGELWMQADDSVVAQSIHETILEAMKALKELFEFRPRSKSQSSGSSATHPISVPGARRHHHLVNLPPSQTGLVRRSRTDSLAATPPAAKGSACRVRTASEGDGGAGAAAGAAGAAGPGAGAAGGRPVSVAGSPLSPGPVRATLSRSHTLSAGGSGRACKVAPSPAGGILQHSRSMSMPVAHSPPAATAAATSPGSLSSSSGHGSGSYPLPSGPHPLPHASGQRPSSGSASASGSPSDPGFMSLDEYGSSPGDLRAFCTHRSNTPESIAETPPARDGGSGGELCGYMTMERPLSHCGRAYRRVSGDSAQDMERGLRKRTYSLTTPARQRPAPQPSSASLDEYTLMRATCSGSSGRLCPSCPASASPRVAYNPYPEDYGDIEIGSHRSSSSNLGADDGYVPMTPGAALLGPGRGGGGDDYMPMSPTSVSAPKQILQPRTPAPAALPPATGTVVPVPGPPAMPNVRACSGTSTGGYKATSPAESSSDDSGYMRMWCGSKLSTEPTDGRPLPNGDYLNMSPGGEAGTAGTPPDFFSSVASPGGGTGGSDALKGGLGFCYSSVPRTCHRAPYTSAGGDNNDQYVLMSSPVGRIPEERRLEPQADSHGRPHPAVVPSPLRPCGSRPEGYLSQRCRAVRPTRLSLEGLRTLPSMHEYPPPPPEPKSPGEYINIDFGEAGTHLSPPAPPLLAAAASSCSLLSAGSPASSLGSGTPGTSSDSRQRSPLSDYMNLDFCSPRSPRPGTQGSGDTVGSLDGLMSPEANGTYPPLPPRPSTSPSRSSQQPPPVPSPAALPPPSLGELHCLPPAQPAARAPGPSTAAVADAADGGDYTEMAFGMAATSPQPIAAPLKPEGQRVASPTAGLKRLSLMEQVSGVEAFLQAGQPPDPHHGAKVIRADPQGGRRRHSSETFSSTTTVTPVSPSFAHNPKRHNSASVENVSLRKSSEGGGPTGVAGEEPPTSPRQAQPALAVPPLAAQARVWTPGLPGVTGAPMRRETSAGFQNGLNYIAIDVRDESGLSAQHQHMPSGADRSSWSRTRSLGGLIGAVGGSGTGPLPSANAYASIDFLSHRLKEATVVKGVCQEQPRSLGVARAGAHRAALPSICACVLAHCKEAGSS